Part of the Deltaproteobacteria bacterium genome, CAAATCGAGGCAAAACTAAGGACCCTATTAACCGCGAGAGCAAAATGTAATCTGATATAACTTCGCAAAAACTGTAACTCATTACGAAAAAAACGATCTATCCTCCGCTGCCCTGCTTCCAGGGCAGTTGTTCAGAGGTTCCTTAAGCATAATGTTTGACAGACATGATTTGGTCCCGCATAATGACCTTCATGGCATTGGATTTCACCAATCGAGAAAAAGAGTTGCAGGAGCTGGATGCCGCCGCGAAGCGGGGCGGACTGCTGGTGGTCTACGGCCGGCGGCGCGTTGGCAAAACTCGCCTCCTTAGAGAGTGGCTGAATACGCACCAAGGGCTCTACAGCCAGGCCATCGAGGCGCCCCGCGAGATGCAGATCCAGCAGCTGTTCCAGGATATCAGTGGCAGCCTTGAAACGCGTATCGTGCCCAAGAGCTAGCCGGAATTGTTTGAAATCTTAGCTTTGCAGAAGCGCCGCTGGGTGCTCTGCATTGACGAGTTTCCTTACCTTGCGGCGGTCGATCCGACGGTGCCAAGCCAACTACAGAAATGGCTGGACCATTCGCTGCCGCGCGGCTGCTTGCTGATACTAGCAGGCTCCAGCACGCGCATGATGCACGATCTATTTCTCCATCGTGCGGCGCCGCTCTATGGCCGGGCCGCGAAGCTGATGCATGTTTCGCCGATGAGCTACTCAGCTTTCTGCCAGGCTTGCGGCCAGAAGGCGGCGGGTTTGGAGTCCTTCGAAAAATTTTCCTGTGTGGGCGGGATTCCGAAGTACTGGGAATTTGTCGAGCGGGGCCAAGACGTTGTCGCCCTCGCGGAAGCGCTTTACTTCGACTTTGCCCCGTTTATGGAACAAGAACCGCAGCGAATCCTGCGCGATGAGGGAATCACTGGGATCAATGCCGCCGCCGTGCTTGAAGCCATCGGAAGAGGCGCGGAGCGGCCGTCGGAGATTGCCTCTCGTCTGGGCACGGCACAAACCAATCTTTCACGCTTGCTGCAACAGTTGTTGGATCTTTCGATCTTGGTGCGCGAGCTGCCGTTCGGCGAAAGCGTGCGTTCTACGAAAAGAAGTTTCTACCGCATTCACGATCCGACGATGCGTTTCTGGTTTCGCGTCTTTTCACCGCACCAGAGCCGATGGCGGACGTATGACCAGGCGCTCAAGCACAAACTCATTCATGACCACGCCGCGACGGTATTTGAAGACTTTTGCCGAACGCGT contains:
- a CDS encoding ATP-binding protein, which gives rise to MFEILALQKRRWVLCIDEFPYLAAVDPTVPSQLQKWLDHSLPRGCLLILAGSSTRMMHDLFLHRAAPLYGRAAKLMHVSPMSYSAFCQACGQKAAGLESFEKFSCVGGIPKYWEFVERGQDVVALAEALYFDFAPFMEQEPQRILRDEGITGINAAAVLEAIGRGAERPSEIASRLGTAQTNLSRLLQQLLDLSILVRELPFGESVRSTKRSFYRIHDPTMRFWFRVFSPHQSRWRTYDQALKHKLIHDHAATVFEDFCRTRFLGAQR